The Hoplias malabaricus isolate fHopMal1 chromosome X2, fHopMal1.hap1, whole genome shotgun sequence genomic interval tatagaactaAAGAACCATCTAAAGAACATTCTCCATTAATatgaagaaccctttaatcatgtaAATGTTCTTCACGTGtccagggttctatatagaaccgttttatttaataaagaacccttgtagaaccattttAAAGTGTGTACTGTAGAAACACGTCACAGACGACACAGTTCCTAAGGCTCCAGCACAGCTACAATAGCCAGACCCCACCCCGTCAGGCTGTGCCTTCAGCTCAGTCAGCGTCCTCATGGGAGACGATGGTGGACTGAGCTTTTTAAAAGGTTTCTGGgtaatgttttataatatgGGGGTGTTTTATATGAGGCAGAAAACTGGGTTGTAAAAGTGCTGTTTATCTTTTTGCAGGTGAAGGATTTCTGTGAAAGATACAAGTGGGCGCCGGTGTGGGTCCCTATTCTGCTGCTGGTGGTTCTTCTGATAATCATTCTGCCGGCAACTCTGACCCAGAGATCACATTAATTCCCCAGAAATCTGATAAAGTAATGAGTTTCAGTTTAGAATCAGGTTTTTCAGAACACGTCTTCCCTTGctgttatttctttaattttctaCACGTCTCATTTACTCTAGGACCGTTATTTTGACTGAAggcattttataattaaatcttCAGCTTTAAAACATTACGCCATGAAAAGGTTAAAATATTACACTCAGACGAAAAtgacctctttgtttctctttttctcagcttcactgaactttcaggagcactctgtatttctctagtacagctgttgctctgcataactTTTTGGGACCTCCTCATCAGAGAACACACTGATCTGCCGTAACGTTAAagccaagtatgcagagcaacaggctaactacactctgtaattgatgaacaacaaagtgctcctgtgaggtcagtggagctgagagagtgaacAATGAAGAGGTCATTGAAGGTCAGAgcgtgtctgtctgtctgtctatatgtctgtctgtctgtctgtctgtctgtctatctgcctgTTTATCCGTCTGTCTatatgtctgtctatctgtgtgtctgccTTTCTATCTGCCTTTTAATCTGTctatctgcctgtctgtctgtctgtctgtctgtgtgaatATATCTTGATATACAGATATATACACAGTTAAATATTAAGATCATTGTTGTTGTATTTCctgattaaccctttaaacgTCGGCACACAGAACGTTTTCAGCAAATTGTTAGACACAGTCACTTCAGTGAACTCAGACGAATGGATGAATGGAACCTCAGGACCTTAGCTGTGTCTCTCCTGTGTCTTTTCAAGACACTCAAAGCCCTACACTCTGCTCCGTCTAATTCAACATGacacttcagagagagagagagagagagagagagagagacagagagagacagagagagagacagagagagacagagagagagacagagagagagagagagagagtatattttatatattgtgtatattgaCCTGCACACAGATGTCTCTGATTACTCTAATGTTCGTGTAGACGCCATTATTTCATCTCTTCGATCAAATTAAAGTTAACAGACTTCGAGAAATTAAAACTCTATAAAATTAAACCCTGAGGTCAGTATTTCGGTTCTTCAGAGCATGTTCACCCTTACTCTGAGTTTTCCGCCTCTGAGCGTgtgcagaaacagaaacagagccgAATAAAGAAAAGTTCCTTGGGAAACAGTAAAAATCAGAAACTGAAACTGTGAACTGATGAAGGATGACTTCATTTGATGAAGTGAAGCTCTTTAGGAGTTCAGTAAAGGCCCTCAATGCTAAGAACACTGCTCTGATACACGTCTCTCGAGTCACTGTGGGGAGTTTAATGGGAATCTGAACACTGGGTGACTCATGTAGACTTGTGTTTTCGCAGTATCAGAGCAATGAAAAGTGTATGAAGATGTTGAAGAGATTACTATCAAAGCTTACCGTGTTTATTAATACACACTGTACATTACTACTCCAGATAGCCCCATGAAGGAATGTAGCTGCGCCTGCTGCTGTTCTGAAAGAAGCAGTGATTTAATTAAAGTGTAATATGTGAAACGAGGGGCGTTTAATACGCTCTGGGTATTGATTCAGTCATAATTTAATAATCCTGCAGGTAATTTGGTAATGGCTCTATGAATTGACACTTTCTGAGGGATGTAAAGGAAACAACAGTGAGTTTCCATCATTACTTTTGTTTCCGTCGCCATGACAACGAAACAGTTCTGAGTAACACAAGTGTGTTGAGGAAACTTGAGTGTTTTACTTCATACCTTTACCCAGAGATAATTGAATGCCCCTCGTTCTTctctgatgatgatgaagatgatgatgataattccTTTATTGTGCAATTTGCTGCAGATCTAGAATCACAAAGCTTTATGTTAAAAAGCACTTCCCTCATTCTTATGGTCAGATGAATAAGCTTTTACTATGGACATGTAAATACGCATCATGTGTAAGCTGTGTTTCTATTTGAACTGCATTAAAGTGTGTTTGCTACCTCTGCTGGCATTCTTTACTTCTGTATTACTTTCCAAACCTAGACTTGTTAATCACAGGCTTCGGAAACAAAGCTTGTATCTCCCTTTTCATCATCGGATAATGAGAAAGCACAAGCTGCAGTTTACACtgggttttaatgttataaTCCTGTTCCATTAATTTATATTCAGATATAACCCATTAGAGCCAAGGCTCATAaacatcatttattcattcattgtctgtaagacttattcagttcaggcggtggtgggtccggagcctacctgcaatcactgggcgcaaggcagggacacgcCCTGGAggcattcacacattcacccggaggaaacccacgcagacacagggagaacacaccacactcctcacagacagtcacccggaggaaacccacacagacacagagagaacacaccaactcctcacagacagtcacccggaggaaacccacgcagacacagagagaacacaccacactcctcacagacagtcacccggaggaaacccacgcagacacagggagaacacaccacactcctcacagacagtcacccggaggaaacccacgcagacacagggagaacagagtgttttgtgcgtACCACAGGACAGATTTCTAAGGCATTTGAATGGTTGAATAGTTCGGAACACATCATTTAAGAAACAAAATAAGCTTTTAAAATGAGTATTTCTGTGGTCTCTATgtcctcacacacattcactggaTATAAATCCACTACTGCATCCtgttcagtaaatgtcacttagggatgtcatgatttaaagtgaaaaataaaaggGTGCAGggaaccttccagaccttataAACGGTTTGTGACACTTATGGGTTAAAGGTGCACTATCCAAGATTTTGCCAGCAGATGTCGCACTAGCGTCTCAGAGCCAAATATAACAGTAATTCTGTGACTCCCTCCCCTTCAACTTCGCCCTCTTTCTCATGGGGAGGGCTCAAGTGTCCAGAGGGCGGCGCTATCTGTCGTCCCGAGGGTGAAAACAAGGCCTAGAGAACAACAAAATAGAGCAGAGTTTGGGTTGTTTCTCTGCACATGACGCTTTAACTGACGTCGTTTGATGGcatataaatgtatgaaatcTCATACAGTGCACCTTCAAACTCATTTCACTCGGTGTGTTCATGGAGATGGATATTTGCTGCACACAAGAATAAATCACTGGATCTGCACCGGCGTGACGTGAtgtaattttattaaaacataGAGCTGGACATTTCTTACACTGATGTCTTTACAGTTATTAATGTCACGGCTAGAATGGAAGCGCAGAATAGTTTAGATTTACAACGTTGATGAGTTAGAAAATATACTCCTCTTCAACTCTGAACTCTTCACCTGCACGAGGAGTCACTTCTGTACAAAAGGCCTCAGCCTCGTTTATAATTCTGCTGGGTGTTCTTCTGAATACTACACTCTCAgacaccgtgtgtgtgtgtgtgtgtgtgagagagagagagttcagtgGGCTTCCCCCAATGCCGCACTGTTTACAAGACACTAATAAAATGAAAGGTACAAACACAGGGGTCAGAACTAATGGGGGTTTtaactaaacaaacacacacaggtgataaataataaaaccaaGAAGGCGAGAGTGAGGCGACAGGACGAATCTACTCCAAATATGTGCTCCTCAGAACGGGCAGATACTCCGCAAACCAACACCGTCGCTACAAGCCTTCGTTCATTAATGACAGCAGCACTGGGGAATAGTCAGGTCACGTCTCAGAAGATCATGAAGGAATAGAGGTAATGATAAGTAACGCTGCTTCGGTGTTAGTGCTGGTATTAGGACTACATTTAATACTTAATACTCTCTTAAATAATCTGTCATTAATGCACCCTGAGTCACATTAATTCATTCCTCTAAAATAATGTTATCGTTACTTTACGAAGAACTGAGACATTGGTGAATACTCTCTTTGCTCTCATTAAATAATGTCGGTTTATTGTGAAGTTTTACCAGTGAAACCAACTTATATCTACGTCATACGTCTAAAACGTCTCATTCTGAGGGTCAATGTTTAATAATTAGACGAGTATTTATGTTTTTCGTTTCAAAAAATCTGCTGGATGAAGGGCCCTGTAACCAACTCACGTTGGAGACATGCTTCAAAGGCAGCTATACGTCACAGCAACGCTAGCGATATGCTAACGATCAGTGTCCTGAATGACTACATCTTTTGGAGATAACGGACTGAGAGGGTTGTGATTCTGGTCAGAAAtagtttataaaaataaatctctCTTAAGCCCagttcacacatgcacagtaactCTGAACCCAAACACAGagggtgtgtatgagtgaatgctAATGGCCACAACGTTTACACTGGACGttacacagactgtcaccccgCTAACACACAGTCCGGGTAAAGTCCAAGCGAAtgcatgtgtgaatagagctgGAAATCTTCAGGAGAATCTCAGAGAACTAATGCCTTGCACAAGCGCTGCCCGCTGCCTGAAACGCGTTaaacatttccagctgtgagaacaCGTCTAACACCGAAAATCTCCAGCTGAACACGACATGAGTGAAAGAGCAACTCGGGAAATTGTCCGTACCTGATTCTCTGGACATTTTCCGGAGCTCAAATGTAAAAACAGCTTTACTCTCACCATGTCACTGCTACTACTGCCACTTTCTTTGGGAGAGTGCTGCCACACAGGATTATGGGTATTGTCAGGTGGTGAAGGATACAACTAAAAAATGGAGGACCCTCGGCAGGTTTATAAAGACACTCGATTTAGACTCCTCCCACAGAGCACTGTCTCGGTAAAGAGCATTTAGGACGTTTCAGACACAATCAgggaaatacatttatttaaaacaagacaaatatATCTAGAACAAACTAAATAATCTTATAGTATTcattattaggtgtacaaatacattttaaagcatatttggtgtaacatataattcattcattcattaccgtgagcgcttatccagttcagggcggtggtgggtctggagcctacccgtaatcactgggggcaatgtgggaacacaccctgggggggggtGCCATTCCttaacagggtgacacacattcactcacacactcacacttatggacacttttcgccaatccaccaaccaacgtgtgattttggaacatgggaggaaaccagagcacctggaggaaacccatgcagacacagagagaacccaccacactcctcaaagacagtcacccgaaggaaacccacacagacacagagagaacacaccacactcctcacagacagtgacccggggaaacccacgtagacacagggagaacacaccacactcctcacagacagtcacctggaggaaacccacgccgacacagggagaacacaccacactcctcacagactctcacccggaggaaatgtgaatcactgggggcaatgtgggaacacaccatggagggggcgccattccttaacagggcaacacacacactcacacactcacacttacggatacttctgagtcgccaatccacctgcaacatgtgtttttggactgtgggagaaaaccggagcaaccggagaaaacccacgcagacacagggagaacacaccacactcctcacagacagtcaccaggaggaaacccacgcagacacagggagaacacaccacactcctcacagacagtcacctggaggaaacacacacagacacagggagaacacaccacactcctcacagacagtcacacggaggaaacacacacagacacagggagaacacactacactcttcacagacagtcacccagaggaaacacacacagacacagggagaacacaccacactcctcacagacagtcacctggaggaaacccacacagacacagggagaacacaccacactcctcacagacagtcacctggaggaaacccacacagacacagggagaacacaccacactcctcacagacggtcacctggaggaaacccacacagacacagggagaacacaccacactcctcacatacagtcacccagaggaaacccacgcagacacagggagaacacaccacactcctcacagacagtcacccggaggaaacccacgcagacacagagagaacgcaccacactcctcacagacagtcacctggaggaaacccacacagacacagggagaacacaccacactcctcacagacagtcacccggaggaaacccacgcagacacagggagaacacaccacactcctcacagacagtcacctggaggaaacccacacagacacagggagaacacaccacactcctcacagacagtcacctggaggaaacacacacagacacagggagaacacaccacactcctcacagacagtcacacggaggaaacacacacagacacagggagaacacactacactcttcacagacagtcacccagaggaaacacacacagacacagggagaacacaccacactcctcacagacagtcacctggaggaaacccacacagacacagggagaacacaccacactcctcacagacagtcacctggaggaaacccacacagacacagggagaacacaccacactcctcacagacggtcacctggaggaaacccacacagacacagggagaacacaccacactcctcacatacagtcacccagaggaaacccacgcagacacagggagaacacaccacactcctcacagacagtcacccggaggaaacccacgcagacacagagagaacacaccacactcctcacagacagtcacctggaggaaacccacacagacacagggagaacacaccacactcctcacagacggtcacctggaggaaacccacacagacacagggagaacacaccacactcctcacatacagtcacccagaggaaacccacgcagacacagggagaacacaccacactcctcacagacagtcacccagaggaaacccacgcagacacagggagaacacaccacactcctcacagacagtcacctggaggaaacccacacagacacagggagaacacaccacactcctcacagacggtcacccggaggaaacccacacagacacagggagaacacaccacactcctcacatacagtcacccagaggaaacccacgcagacacagggagaacacaccacactcctcacagacagtcacccaggtccctggagctgtgccgccctgtaatatataattgtaattgaATTTTTTACACATTCAGTGGCCCTTTTGTCTTTTTATGGTAACTGTCACTTCATAttaaaaaatgatcattttcattttattaaaaaagaaaaaaataacctAAGACTGAAGCCGTGTggagagtgaagagtttattgggcgctgcgttggttctgagctccatcaggaaaaagctacagaagactgtgatgggtttgttctgttctcggGGACAACACTGTGTCCAAAGGTACGTGTGAGTTGTGGTTTGGACGAGTTACAGTCGGGGGTTTGGACGCTAGCGGTACTTTTAGTGACAACAGTGTACCTTTGTAGTACCCTTTTTTGTTCTGAGTGtacatcacacaaacagactttaaaattaatttgtacACCAAATATATCGAGGGATCTCAGAATAAGGAATAAATGATAGAGCAACAAGAATTAAATTTAGGTTTCACTTGGCAACAtatcatttctttttctttttttttgcggTGGTGTGCAGAACAGCAGCATGACTATATTTCATAATTATCAGCTTCGTTTTAGCAGAATTCAAGTTATCCACAGAATTAAACgattcaaaaaacaaacaagcaacagAACCCATGAGTTAATGCCAAGCAACAGCATGAGGCCTACGTCGTCttctgtttttaataatatacaCAGATAAAAATGGATTTCCCCCGATTTCACTTGATCCTCCTCCTTCTGTCCGCAGTGTTTCGAGAAATAAACGAGAAACAAACCCAGCCCAAGAATGATATCTGGGAGTGAAATCATCTCAAATACAGAGAATTTGTCTTAAAATATTAACGATGAGACCTTATTACACAGGCCTTCTACACTATCCTTTAAAAAACCATGGACCAAGAGAAtcggatgctctggagcagctgcacatgagcgcACGTCACTTTGCCCATTATTAAATGCTGTCTAGAGGGGTATAAGCTCCTccgctgtggagcagtggaactgcattgcctggtgatggagctccatctgataccattgggatgagttggagaggtgtttgtgatccagaaccatTCGCCCAGTTttgctgccatcaaatccacacagcaatgttccagcatctattGCAAAGCCCTtcctgaagagtagagactgGTACTGAGGGAAAACAAGGATCAACACCCAGTTAATCCTCTTTATTTCAGAAGTGAAACTGAATAAACCTGTGTCCGTAAACTTTTGGCCGTGTTTGTAGTTACACTTAAGATGATCTCACTCTTCAGGATATCATTTTATTTGCCGGACAAATAACTAATAAAAGCACTCTGTGTGgtcttctttctgtttcttcccttcttttcctccttcgCTGTGGATCAGCTGTGGCTCTCGAACAAAAGGCAGAAGcacaaatgataaaaataaaagaaaaactaatTAATACCAGTAATTAATAACAGTTTATGGAGGTCATGTTGCTTCCACTTCTGATTCATCTCCTGTTTCTCATCCCTCGTTCTTTCAGAGTCCAGGAAGTGCTCATGGAAGAAAGACAGGGTTCACACTCTTGAGAATCTATGAAGGAGCACTGAACAAattaatagcaataataataataacaataataataataataagtgtcTATACAGATTCCTCTCCTCTGTTTTACCCCTTCATTCAGGTCTGTGAACTGCTCCCAGAAAGGCAGGATTTGCACGTTTGACATGATAAATAACATCaaatcaataacaatgataatagtaatattaataataatgttcaGAAGAAGTGTCTATGATGGGCTCCATCCACTTCCGTTTCCCCTCTCCTCCGTATCCCCTCCCTCGTTCCCTTAGAAGTCCATGGAAATGGAGCGCTGGCCCTGGTCGGAAACGGTGACCGTGGCGCTGTTGTTCCTGGCGACGACGTTGCCGTGGTTACGGATGCTGATGCTGCCGCAGCCGCTGCCGATGCTGCCCGTGGCCCCGCCCCTCACGTAGATCTCACAGGGCATCTCCTCCATCACCCGGTCCTCGATCACCTGCTCGCCGCACTCGTGAGTCTGTTTGTAGCCGTAGCAGCTCTTCTTGTACCCGGCCGAGCCGGTGGCGCCGCTGCTGCCGCTGCTGTTGAAGGTCTTCATGGGCGGCGGAGGCTTGGAGAAGTCGTTGTGGTAGGACAGCTCCATGGAGCTGAGCGTGGAGCGGCTCTGCTTGATGCTGGACGCCGGCTGGGCGCCGCAGTGGTGCTCGTGGATGCAGCGCGACACCGTGGAGGAGCGCCGGAGCTTGTGGAAGCTCTCCAGCTCCTCGGACAGCTCGGCCAGGTCAGAGGACAGCTCCTTGTCTCTCAGGGAGAAGAGCTCGTAGTGCGGAGGGTCGAAAACCTCCTGGAAGCCGGCTTTGTTGAAGACCGCCGGGCGCCTGGCCACCACCTTCTTGCGTGGCTGCTTCATCTGCACCAGCACGGAGATGATGAGCAGGACCAGGACCACCCCAGAGGAGATGCCGATCACCGTGCCGTGGGTTTTGGTGATCTGGTGGAACAGGCCCTTAGACTTCTTCTCTGTGAGAGGCACACACAGGCATTTACAAGAGTCAAACTAATACTCTGCACCGAGATGGAGATGCACCGCCACTCGTCACATTAGTTTTAAACCCCGTCTAAAGTAGTGTAAACTTATCATCGAGTAAATCCTGTTACTTACTTCCTTTAACAATATcattcaattcattcattgtctgtaacccttatccagttcagggtggcggtgggtccggagtatgcccggaattactgggcgcaatgcgggaacagtccctggaaggggcgccagtccttcacagggtgacacacactcacacactcacacggacatttttgagtctccaatccacctaccaacgtgtgtttttggagcgtgggaggaaacccacgcagacacatggagaacacaccacactcctcacagacagtcacctggaggaaacccacgcagacacagggagaacacaccacactcctcacagacagtcacccagaggaaacccacgcagacacagggagaacacaccacactcctcacagacagtcacccagaggaaacccacgcagacacagggagaacacaccacactcctcacagacagtcacctggaggaaacccacgcagacacagggagaacacaccacactcctcacagacagtcacccagaggaaacccacgcagacacagggagaacacaccacactcctcacagacagtcacctggaggaaacccacgcagacacagggagaacacaccacactcctcacagacagtcacccagaggaaacccacgcagacacagggagaacacaccacactcctcacagacagtcacccagaggaaacccacgcagacacagggagaacacaccacactcctcacagacagtcaccctggagctgtgacatagacactacctgatgcaccaccgtgccgcccccgtaaaacatgtaaataaggAAATTACTGAAAGTAACACTACatagttacatagtgcggtttctgctgtgctgagcctgCAGTAGCAAAACCACAAGATtaattctctctattacagctcagtggaacatcacaattatttttaagctgtaattttatgattaaaaaaacatactaccttttgttgctttaaataaatgtggaTGAAGACTTGTGTCTAATTCATTGTCACCTCGGCCCTTTtctaaaaaataatcaattaGTAATCAGCTCAGTTATCCTACAGATAATAGATTCATTAGTTATAAATAAAACCTCTCTGTCCATGAGCTCAAATAAAGCAAGtgctgtgtttttaaggtggcgcATTTCACCTAAACTCTCCTCATGAGAAAATTATGTAACAGTTCAAAATGGCTGCAGGCAAAGTTCTGTAAATGTCAgttcagtaaacacacacacacacacacacacacacacacacacacacacacacacacacacacacacacacacacacacaggtctccATGCTTTCAGGGGACATTACAAAGTGTTCCTCTCATTTTGTGGAGGTTTACCACAACCTTAATCATAACTACTGCtactgccattttaacatcttCACATTGAAAGGTATGACATGATTATTGTCCCCACAATGAGTGTGTAAATATAGTTTAGTCCCCACAACATGATGAATATCTAGAccatacacacaccttaaagTACATCCACCttacaatttaaggtggactcgTCTCTGGTCTACAGAAAAAGTCgagaagtccccacaatgtgtgtTGTGATGCAGGAGTTGGTCTACACCACATGATATATTCCTgatgggcacacacacacacacacacacactcacccttgcAGTGGTTCTCGTCCCAGGGGTAGACACAGTTCTGCACACCGTTGCACACCAGTGAGTTGTTGATGCACATGTTACTGTGGCAGAAGAAAGTGTTTCCAGAGCAAGGAGCTGAAaagcacacacagagacattcgTGGTGTTTATATCTGCGCTTATTAATGTCTTAATGAACTCGATAGAGCTTCGTTCAGAGgaaaatcaaatataaacaagACAAATGGTTCAGTTCTGAGGGGACACTGCTTATTTCCCATGTAAATAAATAGAGCTACACCACCGCTGGATGTCCTTGTGGCGTTTAATTCactacaaatgtaaacactgcatTTCTGTGTAAGCTTTTATACCACGTTCCACACTTTATTAATGTTCCTAATGTTATtatctttcaaacacacacacacacacacagcttgtgtaaCCTCCACAGTTAGTAGGGAACAAAATGAGAttctctagagcagctgcacatgagctcaaGACCAACGTGACCAATGCCCAGCGCTGGCAAGGggagtataaagccccccagccctGGGCTGTGGGTCACTGTATTCTCTGCAgtgccagaactaatcatccaccgTCTGCGTCTGAACTAACTGATGTTTATGTGGGTGGACaccaacaaatcctcacagaaacctCCAACATCTAGTGGGCGGCCTTCACAGAGCAGCAGGAGTGTTACCGCAGGGGAAGAAGGACAAGCTCTCGTCTAACACCCTTCCTTTTTTTGAGGGGATTCACATACGTTTAGTCGTATAATGTACGTTGTGTGGTGAAGGTGTGAAaggggaagaagagagagagagagagagagagagagagagagagagagagagagatggagagggagatAAGGCATGCTCTTCACGTTCAGagggagaatgtgtgtgtaagtgtttcTGACAGCAGGATGAAGAGGGCTGTAATGTTCCCCTCGTCTCtcggcaggatctcacttccaaacTCATTATCCACTGCTCGCCTTCAAACGAGCGCCTCTcccacacctctctctctctctctctctttctctctctctcttccttcatcccttccactccctctctcccttcccctccctctccctttccccccttctctcactatctctctctctttctctctctccctccatcccttgttctctctttctctccctccaccCCATCCTCTCCATCCCCCTCGCTTCCTCATCCCCatctctccttccctctttctctttttcattgCCTCCATCcattcctctctccctctctctcttcctccatcccttcctctccctccccctctctctccatcccttccTCTccattctcctctttctcttcctccatccctctctctctctctctctctctctctttctcattccctccatccctccctctccctccctcgttctctctctctctctctccatcccttccTCTCCATTCtcctctatctctttctctctctctctcattccctccatc includes:
- the LOC136676919 gene encoding neuropilin and tolloid-like protein 2, which produces MQFVCVIVSDPDFKLHVGGLLNPIPDCQFEVGGSDGFVRSSQVDEEEKVKVGEALDCIWTIRAPPQSKIYLRFLEYQMENSNECKRNFVAVYDGSSAIENLKAKFCSTVANDVMLESGVGVVRMWADESSRLSRFRMLFTSFVDPPCSGNTFFCHSNMCINNSLVCNGVQNCVYPWDENHCKEKKSKGLFHQITKTHGTVIGISSGVVLVLLIISVLVQMKQPRKKVVARRPAVFNKAGFQEVFDPPHYELFSLRDKELSSDLAELSEELESFHKLRRSSTVSRCIHEHHCGAQPASSIKQSRSTLSSMELSYHNDFSKPPPPMKTFNSSGSSGATGSAGYKKSCYGYKQTHECGEQVIEDRVMEEMPCEIYVRGGATGSIGSGCGSISIRNHGNVVARNNSATVTVSDQGQRSISMDF